The Pedobacter mucosus genome window below encodes:
- the aspS gene encoding aspartate--tRNA ligase translates to MLRTVTCGALSLQNLGEDVTLCGWVQKSRDLGGMTFIDIRDRYGITQLVFNMDDNRELCEKARTLGREFVIKAVGKVVERSNKNPKLSTGDVEIKITALEVLNPAKLPPFMIEDETDGGDELRMKYRYLDLRRNPVRNNLVLRHKMAQSVRRYLDALDFIEVETPVLIKSTPEGARDFVVPSRMNGGEFYALPQSPQTFKQLLMVSGFDRYFQIVKCFRDEDLRADRQPEFTQIDCEMSFIEQEDILVTFEGLIRTLFKEVRNYDLPEVPRMQYADAMRWYGSDKPDTRFDMKFIEVNDLVKGKNFPVFDNAELVIAINAKGCAHYTRKQLDELTDFIKRPQIGATGLIYLRHNEDGSLKSSVDKFYNEEELAKWSITCKTEPGDLVLIMAGGTDKVRKQLSELRLEMGNRLGLRDKNKFSALWVLDFPLLEWDEETERYHAMHHPFTSPKPEDIAMLDTDPKNVRANAYDMVVNGTEIGGGSIRIHDRTLQALMFKHLGFTTEEAQKQFGFLMDAFEFGAPPHGGIAFGFDRLTSIFAGLDSIRDVIAFPKNNSGRDVMIDSPSTIDEKQLKELKIKTDL, encoded by the coding sequence ATGTTAAGAACAGTAACTTGCGGTGCATTAAGTCTTCAAAATTTAGGCGAAGATGTAACTCTGTGTGGTTGGGTACAAAAATCAAGAGATTTAGGAGGAATGACTTTTATAGACATTCGTGATCGTTATGGCATTACTCAATTGGTTTTTAACATGGACGATAATCGTGAGCTTTGTGAAAAAGCTCGAACTTTAGGTCGCGAATTTGTAATTAAAGCCGTTGGCAAAGTTGTAGAGCGAAGTAACAAAAATCCTAAGCTGTCAACCGGCGATGTAGAAATAAAAATTACTGCATTAGAAGTTTTAAATCCAGCAAAACTTCCTCCATTTATGATTGAGGATGAAACAGATGGCGGCGACGAATTACGTATGAAATACCGTTATTTGGATTTACGTCGTAATCCAGTTAGAAATAATTTGGTTTTACGCCACAAAATGGCTCAATCGGTTCGCCGTTATTTAGATGCTTTAGATTTTATCGAAGTTGAAACCCCGGTTTTAATAAAATCTACACCAGAAGGTGCAAGAGATTTCGTAGTACCAAGCAGAATGAATGGCGGTGAGTTTTATGCTTTGCCTCAATCTCCACAAACTTTTAAACAGTTGTTAATGGTTTCTGGCTTCGACCGCTATTTCCAGATTGTAAAATGTTTTAGAGATGAAGATTTAAGAGCCGATCGTCAACCTGAATTTACGCAGATTGATTGCGAAATGTCTTTCATCGAACAAGAAGATATATTAGTAACGTTTGAAGGTTTAATAAGAACTCTATTTAAAGAAGTTCGTAATTACGATTTGCCAGAAGTTCCACGGATGCAATATGCTGACGCGATGCGCTGGTATGGATCTGATAAACCAGATACCCGTTTCGATATGAAATTTATCGAAGTAAACGATCTTGTAAAAGGTAAAAATTTCCCTGTTTTTGATAACGCGGAACTAGTTATTGCTATAAACGCAAAGGGTTGTGCTCACTATACCAGGAAACAATTAGATGAATTAACCGATTTTATTAAGCGTCCACAAATTGGCGCCACAGGTTTAATTTATTTACGCCATAATGAAGATGGTTCTTTAAAATCATCAGTTGATAAATTTTACAACGAAGAAGAATTGGCGAAGTGGTCTATAACTTGTAAAACCGAACCTGGCGATTTAGTGCTAATTATGGCTGGCGGGACTGATAAAGTGCGTAAGCAACTTAGCGAATTGCGTTTAGAAATGGGAAATCGGTTAGGCTTAAGAGATAAAAATAAATTTTCTGCGCTTTGGGTTTTAGATTTTCCACTTTTAGAATGGGATGAAGAAACGGAACGCTATCATGCCATGCATCATCCATTTACTTCACCTAAACCAGAAGATATTGCAATGTTGGATACTGACCCGAAAAATGTTAGGGCCAATGCTTATGATATGGTTGTTAATGGAACTGAAATTGGTGGAGGATCAATTCGTATTCATGACAGAACTTTACAAGCCTTAATGTTTAAGCATTTAGGTTTTACCACAGAAGAAGCTCAAAAACAATTTGGTTTTTTAATGGATGCCTTTGAATTTGGAGCGCCGCCACATGGTGGAATCGCTTTTGGATTCGATCGTTTAACTTCAATTTTTGCAGGTTTAGATTCTATCCGTGATGTGATTGCTTTCCCTAAGAACAATTCTGGCAGAGATGTTATGATCGATAGTCCTAGTACTATTGATGAAAAACAATTGAAAGAGTTGAAAATTAAAACTGATCTTTAA
- a CDS encoding phage holin family protein: MQENKDKSIEDLVDDAKGFLDARIEYTRLYLVEKVSKVFADLATSTAVIICFILAFLFGSITLALYLSEVLHSYSGGFGCVSLIYLLLAIVVYLLKNKYIEKAIINIAIRKYFDKLADKEDEDEKL; this comes from the coding sequence ATGCAGGAAAATAAAGATAAAAGTATTGAAGACTTGGTTGATGATGCGAAAGGCTTTTTAGATGCTCGTATTGAATATACAAGGCTTTATCTTGTAGAAAAAGTATCGAAAGTTTTTGCAGATCTTGCAACAAGCACTGCCGTTATTATTTGCTTTATTTTAGCATTTCTATTTGGATCAATAACGCTTGCATTATACCTTTCTGAAGTACTTCACAGCTATTCTGGAGGTTTCGGATGTGTTTCCTTAATTTATCTTTTACTGGCAATAGTTGTTTATTTACTTAAAAATAAATACATTGAAAAGGCCATTATTAATATTGCGATAAGAAAGTATTTTGACAAACTTGCAGATAAGGAGGACGAAGATGAAAAGTTATAA
- a CDS encoding YtxH domain-containing protein has product MNDNSKTVVALLAGLAAGAALGILFAPEKGEETRDKLSQSLKDLGDSIKDKAADEINNLSNLKEKVVSSIKTKLRSVEDEYSDDVEHA; this is encoded by the coding sequence ATGAATGATAATTCAAAAACTGTAGTTGCACTTTTAGCAGGATTAGCTGCCGGAGCTGCTTTAGGAATTTTATTTGCACCAGAAAAAGGTGAAGAAACCCGCGATAAATTAAGCCAATCTCTTAAAGATTTAGGTGATTCTATCAAAGATAAGGCTGCTGATGAAATTAATAACTTAAGCAACTTAAAAGAGAAAGTTGTAAGCTCTATCAAAACTAAATTAAGAAGCGTTGAAGATGAATATAGCGACGACGTAGAACACGCTTAA
- a CDS encoding AI-2E family transporter, with protein MSVYSYKQRNNINLVIIIALGLLIAYSLQDIFSAILSTLVLYTIMRPGYVYLAEHKGWNKRLVAISLIAISIIVIILPFYGLSSMVISKISELKNNEIFFRNLLVKLQHLIPIKINESLIQEGLTRLGNWATQLFPSLISSAVNIVLSLLVMYFLLYFMLIERKKFEFSLIKYAPFREQNALRFGEEMRNTTYANVIGQGLICLVQGTLLSLSFFVLGYRDPVFWGIITMFISFVPILGPPVVFVPAAILQIANGNNFAGWAMLIFGFVVIINIDNVLRFIIAKKVGNIHPIITVIGVIIGIPLFGILGLVFGPLLLSYFILLVKIYETSTLASERLERIKTNNEHNEL; from the coding sequence ATGTCAGTGTATTCATATAAGCAACGTAACAATATAAATCTTGTAATCATTATAGCATTAGGCCTACTAATTGCATATTCTTTACAAGATATTTTTAGTGCTATTTTAAGTACCCTTGTACTTTATACCATTATGAGACCTGGTTACGTATATCTTGCAGAGCACAAGGGCTGGAATAAAAGATTGGTAGCCATTTCATTAATTGCCATAAGCATTATCGTAATCATTTTGCCTTTTTATGGTTTGAGTAGCATGGTAATCAGTAAGATTTCAGAGCTAAAAAACAATGAGATTTTTTTTAGAAATTTGCTTGTAAAACTGCAACATCTTATCCCGATAAAAATTAATGAAAGCCTAATTCAGGAAGGCCTAACCAGATTAGGTAATTGGGCAACTCAACTTTTTCCATCGCTTATATCCAGTGCCGTAAATATTGTTCTTAGTTTATTAGTAATGTACTTTTTACTCTACTTTATGCTAATCGAACGTAAAAAATTTGAGTTTTCTTTAATTAAATATGCGCCATTTAGGGAACAAAATGCGTTGCGTTTTGGCGAGGAAATGAGAAATACTACCTATGCAAATGTTATAGGGCAAGGTCTAATTTGTTTGGTTCAAGGCACATTATTGAGTTTATCATTTTTTGTTTTGGGTTATAGAGATCCTGTTTTTTGGGGAATTATAACCATGTTTATTTCATTTGTACCGATTTTAGGTCCACCAGTTGTGTTTGTGCCGGCTGCTATTTTGCAAATTGCTAACGGAAATAATTTCGCTGGATGGGCGATGCTAATATTTGGCTTTGTGGTTATCATCAATATCGATAATGTGCTTCGGTTTATTATCGCAAAAAAAGTTGGAAATATTCATCCGATAATTACCGTTATTGGCGTAATTATTGGTATTCCATTGTTCGGAATACTTGGGCTCGTTTTTGGGCCACTACTTTTATCTTATTTTATTTTGCTTGTTAAAATTTACGAAACCAGTACGCTAGCTTCGGAAAGATTGGAAAGAATTAAAACAAATAATGAGCATAATGAGTTATAA
- a CDS encoding sigma-54-dependent transcriptional regulator — translation MKKKILIIDDEVNIGLLLSKFLTRNDFDVVSAITGNSALEKMTSQKFDLVLCDYRLEDTDGKEILIKIKEQYPSTGVIIITGYSDIKLAVELIKLGAYDYITKPLYPDEILNTINKALESQNVINKSSESKNHIEPSSVYGNYTEYIDGESDVAKNLLKQIELIASTSYSIILTGKSGTGKECVAKAIHLNSLRRDQPFVAMDCGSLTKELAGSEFFGHEKGSFTGALYTKIGHFEQANGGTLFLDEIGNLSYEIQATLLRTVQERKVKRIGSTKEIDLDVRIIVATNENLSENIIKGTFREDLFHRFNEFSIHLPSLKHRGNDILIFANKFLTVANAELNKNIKGFSPGVEKSILNYGWPGNVRELKNVIRRLALLTNGSEIQENVLPLELSNYDHFNESNEKNLKQVAETHAPKNLKNAAQEAEYKAILSVLKQVNYNKTKAAEILKINRKTLYNKMKAIELGE, via the coding sequence ATGAAAAAGAAGATACTTATTATAGATGATGAGGTAAACATTGGGCTTTTATTATCAAAATTTTTAACTAGAAACGATTTTGATGTGGTTAGCGCCATCACAGGAAATTCTGCTTTGGAGAAAATGACTAGTCAGAAATTTGATTTAGTACTATGCGATTATCGCCTGGAAGATACTGACGGGAAAGAAATTTTAATCAAAATTAAAGAGCAATACCCCTCAACAGGGGTAATCATTATTACCGGATATTCTGATATTAAGCTGGCTGTAGAATTAATCAAACTTGGAGCATATGATTACATCACTAAGCCTCTGTACCCTGATGAAATATTAAACACAATCAATAAAGCACTTGAAAGTCAAAATGTAATAAACAAAAGTTCCGAATCTAAAAATCATATAGAGCCATCCTCAGTTTATGGGAATTATACAGAGTATATAGATGGAGAAAGCGACGTTGCAAAAAATTTATTAAAACAAATTGAACTTATTGCATCTACTTCATACAGCATTATTTTAACGGGTAAGAGTGGCACAGGAAAGGAATGTGTAGCCAAAGCTATTCATCTAAATAGTTTGAGACGAGACCAACCATTTGTGGCAATGGATTGTGGTTCGCTAACTAAAGAACTTGCAGGAAGTGAATTTTTCGGTCATGAAAAAGGATCTTTTACCGGTGCTTTATATACTAAGATTGGCCATTTTGAACAGGCGAATGGCGGCACACTTTTTTTAGATGAAATTGGAAATCTATCATACGAAATTCAAGCAACTTTATTAAGAACAGTTCAAGAAAGGAAAGTTAAACGCATTGGAAGCACAAAAGAAATTGATTTGGATGTTCGAATTATCGTGGCAACAAATGAAAACCTATCTGAAAATATTATAAAAGGTACTTTTAGAGAAGATTTGTTTCACCGCTTTAATGAATTCTCTATTCATCTTCCATCACTTAAACATAGAGGAAACGATATTTTAATATTTGCTAATAAATTTTTAACTGTTGCCAATGCAGAACTCAATAAAAATATAAAAGGTTTTTCTCCTGGTGTAGAAAAAAGCATTTTAAATTATGGTTGGCCAGGAAATGTTCGAGAATTAAAGAATGTAATACGAAGACTTGCATTACTCACTAATGGAAGTGAAATTCAGGAGAATGTTTTGCCTTTAGAACTTTCTAATTATGACCATTTCAATGAAAGTAACGAAAAAAATTTAAAGCAGGTAGCGGAAACTCATGCGCCGAAGAACTTAAAAAATGCGGCACAAGAAGCAGAATATAAGGCTATTCTTAGCGTGCTTAAACAGGTTAATTATAATAAAACCAAAGCGGCTGAAATCCTTAAAATAAATAGAAAAACATTATATAATAAAATGAAAGCGATAGAATTGGGAGAATAA
- a CDS encoding enoyl-CoA hydratase/isomerase family protein produces MEYQNLLSEIKENILYVTVNREKALNALNRSTLDELAAVIAFADKTDEVRGVIITGAGEKAFVAGADIKEFSNYNAKEGEELAKRGQDLVFNAIENSSKPFIAAINGFALGGGLELAMACHMRIASDNAKLGLPEVTLGLIPGYGGTQRLTQLVGKGKAIEMITTANMVTAEQAQVFGLVNYVVPLPDLISKAEEILNSIKQRAPLAIASALKSVIASVNEVNGYQTEINEFAKSFETSDFKEGVNAFLEKRKPNFVGK; encoded by the coding sequence TTTAAATGCTTTAAACAGAAGCACATTGGATGAGCTTGCAGCTGTTATCGCTTTTGCTGATAAAACGGATGAAGTTAGAGGTGTAATAATTACTGGTGCCGGTGAGAAAGCTTTCGTTGCTGGGGCAGATATAAAAGAATTTTCAAATTATAATGCTAAGGAAGGCGAAGAGTTAGCTAAACGAGGTCAGGATTTAGTTTTTAATGCAATTGAAAATTCTTCAAAACCTTTTATTGCTGCAATTAATGGCTTCGCCCTTGGTGGTGGTTTGGAGTTGGCCATGGCTTGCCATATGAGAATTGCTTCAGACAATGCTAAATTAGGTTTGCCTGAAGTTACTTTAGGTTTGATTCCGGGTTATGGCGGTACACAGCGTTTAACACAGTTAGTTGGTAAAGGGAAAGCAATTGAGATGATTACAACCGCTAATATGGTAACGGCCGAACAAGCGCAAGTATTTGGTTTAGTAAATTACGTTGTTCCATTACCAGATTTAATAAGCAAAGCAGAAGAAATATTAAATAGTATAAAACAGCGAGCGCCTTTGGCGATTGCATCTGCTTTAAAATCGGTCATAGCTTCTGTTAATGAAGTTAACGGCTACCAGACAGAAATAAATGAATTTGCAAAAAGCTTCGAAACTAGTGACTTTAAAGAGGGTGTGAATGCTTTTTTGGAAAAGCGTAAACCAAATTTTGTTGGAAAATAA